The genomic DNA TCTACTTTTTTTATTTCTTCTATATTATTTCCAAGGACAGAACCGGCTATTGCTCTAAACCAATAACGCATCATTCCTTTTATTTCAGATGGACGGATATTATCATTTTGACCGAATCCTCCGCCCATTAATGTAGGTGTTATAATCTCTACTTCTAAGGTTATCTCTTTCATTTATTTTCCCCTACGCTTTTTTTAATTAAAACGAAAAATTGTTATATTTTCTGACAGAATTTTATCATAAAGTTTTAAAAAATACTTTCTAAATTTTTTCCTTCTAAGACTTTAAAATATTTATTTTTAATCTCTGCTTTCGGGTTATAGTTATAAATATATGTGTCCCAGAAATGTCCGATAGCCATTCCAAGAGCAAAAGCTATTGCAACCGGTGTGCTTAAAAATATATGGTATCTGTTTATATGATATTGATTTTTTAAATCATTTAATAAAGTATATATTTCTGAAATATACTCTGCCCATTCATTTTTTTCCGGTAATGGTAAATTTCCTGCATTGAGAGTTTGTATATTAACTATTGCATAATCTTTATTGTTTGCTTTAAGATAATTTTCTACATCAGAAGTTAAATTATGGCTTGCCAGTCTTATTTCTACTGCTACATCTTCTGTGTTTTGTATATTTTTTATCTCATATTTTATTTTTTCAATCTCTTTCATTCCTTTTATGGTTCTTATTGTTTCTGCTGATGATAAATCTATTACCGGAACATATTTATCTGATTGATAATGATATAAAATTACCGGTTTTTTTGTCCCAAGTTTTATACCAAATCCCATTGCAAGAGATGCCGGAGTTGCAAAGGCTATATGTAAAATTCTGATTTTATTTTCAAATTTAGAATATATATTTTTTAATTTTTCTTCAAATAGTTTAATTAAATTTTGCCATTCTTCTTCTTTTTCGGATAATGGCTTATCATAATACAGATATAAATCTTCTTCCTGAATATCAAATATATTTTTTAGCTTTTCTATGGAAAAATAAGATTTTTTATCTTTTATTTCTTTTTCAAGTTTTGTCAGTGCTGTTTTAACTTCTTCGGTTGATTTATTTACCATTATTAAAAAAGGAATATCTATTGCTTCTTCCCCTATCCAGTATAATAATTCATCTATGGTATCTGCATAATCCGGTTTTATAAGTTTTAATCCTTGTTCTTTGGCTACTTTTTCTTTTTCTTCTATACCATCAACTGAGAAAATTTCTTTTTCTTTATTTACAACACCTGTAAATGCAAATTTATCTATATTTTCTCCTTTTGTTAATAAACCAACCAAAACCGCAAGCATAAATGATTTATGGGTAAAATCTTTTTCAAAGATTACGAAAAACGGCTTATTTACAATATCTTTTATTGTTTTTAATGCTTCTATTTTATCTTCTTTTAAAGAAAAGCTTAGAGTGTCTGTTTCTTTTGGAAGTTCTATAATATAGGCTTTTGTTATTTCTGCTTTATCTTTGAGTGCTATTGGAAATTTTACTTCTATTGGTGTAGATGTAAATATTTTTTTTACATTTAAAGCCGGCATATTTAATAGTTCTGAAAGTTTTTCTACATCAAGTAAATCATTTTTTTGTTTTATAGCTTTCCAGATTAAAAATTTCTCTTCATCCGATACATTTTTATCTGTAAGTAGTTCATATAATACCGGTTTATCTTCTTCTGATAGTTTTTTTGATTTTATTATTTTTATTCTGTCTGATGGATCATTCTTGAATTTCTCTAACATCTATTTTTTCTCCTATGTAATCTATATTTACTTTTTTATTAAATTCTTGTGGAATTTCTAAGATTATATTTTTTGGAAGTTTATCAAATTTATATTCTTCATCAAAAACTTTTATTACAACTGCTTTTCCTATTAAATCATCAGAAGGTATTAATTCTATATAATTTTCTTCCGGATAATAAAACAAGTCAAAATTTTTGCCTTTATAATACTCATTTTCTTCTGAAGCTGCAAGGAGCTGTTCTTCCAATCTTTCCGGTGCAAGTTCTATAACATTTTCTTCTTCAAGCATATCAAAAACTCTCAAAGCTAATTCTTTTACATCAGAAGCTTCTAATCGGTGAAATTTTACCTGTGGATAGGTATCTATATCCGGTATTTCCGACATTCTTTTATGTTCCGGAATTCTCTCATTCTCAAATATAACTTTTTTTAAAATTTCTTTATCTTCATATGATAAAACAAACATTTTTCTTGCTTTTTTGATTTCTTCTTCTGTGAGATAAAAG from Venenivibrio stagnispumantis includes the following:
- a CDS encoding SAVED domain-containing protein, which codes for MLEKFKNDPSDRIKIIKSKKLSEEDKPVLYELLTDKNVSDEEKFLIWKAIKQKNDLLDVEKLSELLNMPALNVKKIFTSTPIEVKFPIALKDKAEITKAYIIELPKETDTLSFSLKEDKIEALKTIKDIVNKPFFVIFEKDFTHKSFMLAVLVGLLTKGENIDKFAFTGVVNKEKEIFSVDGIEEKEKVAKEQGLKLIKPDYADTIDELLYWIGEEAIDIPFLIMVNKSTEEVKTALTKLEKEIKDKKSYFSIEKLKNIFDIQEEDLYLYYDKPLSEKEEEWQNLIKLFEEKLKNIYSKFENKIRILHIAFATPASLAMGFGIKLGTKKPVILYHYQSDKYVPVIDLSSAETIRTIKGMKEIEKIKYEIKNIQNTEDVAVEIRLASHNLTSDVENYLKANNKDYAIVNIQTLNAGNLPLPEKNEWAEYISEIYTLLNDLKNQYHINRYHIFLSTPVAIAFALGMAIGHFWDTYIYNYNPKAEIKNKYFKVLEGKNLESIF